The following DNA comes from Ricinus communis isolate WT05 ecotype wild-type chromosome 10, ASM1957865v1, whole genome shotgun sequence.
AGCTTTTAATTCCTAAATTCACCTACATCTGCTTCAAGGTAATGTTTACAttggattttattttagcaAATTTAATCTGAaattaaaaactcaaaaaattttCCAATGAAGGTGGATAATAACAAACCATGAAATCATGTAAAGCAAAATGAGCAATTCTCATAATGGACATGagctttaaaaaaataggaaaagaaatcaacaaaatGCAGCATAGtatgagaagaaaaggaaagaaactgCAAACAACAAGCTACCAACAAAAGTCTGATTCACTGAACTCAATGTCTTCACACAATTCATCACTGCAATTAgagtaaattttactaaattgaGATAGAAATTAAGAAGCTTGCAAATTAGTTATGATTTCTGACAATAGAAAACATGATAGAAAAAGGTCTTGCAGAATTACACTAGTTCATTAATTTAGATGCTCCAAGCATATCACCATAAAAAAGCTGCTGTATCATACAAGATTTAGAGTGTCTCATGCTCCCCATGTTCGCATTGCAACATTTCATGtattttacattaattattaaaaagtcaCAACTTGACGCTTGCACTAACATTAATATATTCATGGTATAACATGGTCTCCCACACATTAATAGAGCAATGATTACAAACCATAAGACATTTCACAAGCACCTTCAGTTTATGGACtacattttcttcaaaatatgACTACAAGAATGCTACGACATATAAGGGAAAATCTTTGTGCAGATATTGAAAATTGATAAACACAAAAGCACTGATTTATGTATATGCATAGAGGTGTAAGTTGGAAGACATACACATTCCTCTAAGACACCAAATGTATAATAATGTAGCAGTCACATATAACCCACTTAAAAGcagataaattataaaactgaGAGATACATGTATTCCAAACTGATGCAAAGGCccattatgaatataagaatgCTAGAGGCAAACTGCTTGTGCATCAGGCACATTTACTCTTTTTATTATGCTTTTGGTCTATTAGTACGACACTGGCATTAGATTACACAATAAGAAGCAGCTCTCCTCCATCCATAAACCTATCGCCTCCGCTATATCAGCCATTTTAATGCCAAATCTATGAAAAGTAAATGTGATTCCCcttgtaaattaatattttacctAGTAATATCAGTATAATTTATAGatcatttaaaaagatatcCCGCTTTTGAAGATCTTCTTGGAGGATAGGCACATTTAAGTTCTTAAAAGTCCATAGCATTATGCTCAAACAGGTACCTTGACTTTACTTCTATGAGTTTTAGTTCCAGcaactttaattttctttaatcctAAAAGGAGGATAGTCAAGGACACTTCCAACATCTTTTGGAGGCTAAACTTTCAACTTCAATGGGGTACATCCTAAAGCGCCTAATGTCAGTCAAACATGTTACAAAGATATTGAACAAGTTTGTAGCAAATAAATCACATGGAATATGCAtgaatattaaacaaaaagaacaTGATATTATGTAAAAGTTTGCTTATCTTACTTTACTGCCTGTTCAGGAAAATGCTTCCCTGGTTGCCTCTGCCTAAGAGTGTGCAAATCTCCTCCAGGGCAGAATTCCATCACCAAACATGAGAATTTATCTGTTTCAAAATGGGTGTACAAAGTTGGAAGAAATGGGTGGTCCAAAGATTGCAGTATTTCTCTTTCTGTCTGAGCCCGAAGTAGCTTCTTACGACTGGCAAGAGAGCCTTTATCCATAACCTTCATTGCAAAATAACACTTTGTTCCACTCAACTCTGACAAATAGACACTCCCAATATCCCCACAACCCAACCTCTTCAGCAATCTAAAATGACTCAAACCCAAAACTCCATCTTTTGCTCGGACAGCTTGGATGGCTTCCCATCTCAAGTCATTTGCTTTATGTGGTTTGCTGATACTGCTGCTAAAGCTGCTACATGTGCTCTCATCACTTATATCACTACTCGTGCTTCCTCTACACAAGCTGCTCTTTCCACTCTCCACATATTCAACACGATCACTGATCTTAGCACTTCCACTAGTCTTAGCAAGGCTGCTGGCTCCATCACTAACTTTGGCGGAGACAGAACTACTTTTAACACTGCCATATTCagatgttttcttttcttgatcaagAGAAACATCCTGCGAGCCTCTAGTCTCATTAATAGAAGAATCTGCTACAATAGACGCATGCTCAAGGGTAGGTATAGAAGAACTTGATCCCAACTTGATGCTCAATGAATCAGCAGtctcttttttattagaatttgatAGCTTTTTATCTTCAGAAAACTCTAGCATAACCTGCTTGGGTGTGTTTTCTATTGACCTTTGCACCTTGTCATGATTAATCAGGTCAGACTTGCTCGTCTCTGAAACCTGTGAAGACAAAGTCTTGAGATTGTTTGCTTCTGCTTTCTGAACACCAACTGATTTGAGTTGTGGTTTTGGAGAAGCTTTGCTACCTTTTGAGGCCATCATACGACACACTAATCAAACCTACATCATATCGAACAAAACCATTGCCCGGATTCCATCACTAAAACATCATATTTGCAGTGGGCAGTCCAATTCGTGTTTTTATCACAATCTGTCAGTAGCAATGATGAACTTTGTTAACATCATGATAATAAATAGAGATATACAAAGAACATTTGCATCCACATGAACTAATGtgataaataacttttaaaaaattcccAAAAAACCAAAAAGAGTGATGTTAGGGGGTATATGTGAAATCTATTATCTGGTTTACAAGATTGAAGAAACAACAGAGTGCTAGCATAACAAAATCCAATTTTATTCAACTCAAACGCTAGATTAAGTGTTTCAGAGCACTGATCAGGATATACAAACTAGCGATATAAACTCTACCATGACAACACAGCTTTAATACACAAAGATCATTACTacacattttaatttaattcaaaatagGTCAAAAGCACAAATTCATAAGTGAAAACACTCCAATCAAAAATCAggtattaattatttctcgGAAAAAGAAATGACACAATGAAAAAGCTGCATGCAGAACTTCATAAAAAGATActgaaaaaagaatttgaacaAGATCAGGTACCAAAAGACAGCTGCCTCAGTAAACAATCTTTgtcgaaaaaaaaaagtccAGGATTAAATTaggaaattattttcttcttttttttttttttgtaataaaagaacaagaagaaattCAAACAAGCAAAAAGGTTCAAGGACCACACTCAAAGAATCAGTCATTCATCAAGTCAGCTACAAGAAAATGCACAAAGCTAAACTAATcacagaaaagaaataaagaccCAAATAGAGGAAAAACGACCGAAAGTTAATTATCAAGCAAAGACAAGATCTTGATCACAGAAATCATTGATTATAAACAAAGCTAACCATAGATCTAAGCACAACAAGAAACACCCAGATGcctaaaagcaagaaaatcAGGGGggaaagagaaacaaaaaaaaaaaaaagcaaagtTATCAAAGATGAGAAGTGAAAGAAAAGTACCTGCTTGAAAGATCAGGAAGTTGAGAGGGGACCTTGCTTGtgcagaaaataaataaataaacaaacagaATAAAAGTAAGAACAAGCAGTGCAGAAAGAGGGAGTGTTCTTGGTTTGCTATGGGCTAACAAGCTTCCGGTTGGTGTGTAGAGAAAGGGGAAAgcggagagagagagagacagagagagagagcaaaagaaaaaaggtataAAAATGAAGTGGAAGCTTGTTGTTGCTTGTGGACAATTAGgcggagagagagagagagagtcaaAGCAAAGgtataataaagttaaaaggtatttcttttatttcctctataaattttctaaaaacgGGACCAATAATCTCAGTGTGGTGTCCGCAGATGGCCATGGAGATGGCAAACGGCCGACCGGTTAATTTCTTGAGTTGGGTTTTTCAGGTTTTAAATTATTACACATCTTTTGGTTAATCCGAACTCACATAATTTGAGATTCAGATCATTTCCACTATCAGTTCATTTGAAGGTGGGATCGTTCAAATAATTGCATGTAGGTATTAAAggctaaatttaaaaaaattagatttaatgttttttactttagcaacaaaaaaaaaatctctcgATCAAAGAATTACTGCATGTgcttttttttagtattttagatatatatttatatttttattattttttatataattttatatgtatttaatataaaatattattaaattataattttataagtaatgtggtatttaataatgtattataaaatttataaatatattaagattttatttaagaatattattttttaatttgattaatatcaaagaaataaatattttaaaatttgtaatgattacaaaaatatgtactaaattatttaaaaatatttattttattaatttttatttttattaatatttacaatctaaagaataacaataaaaaattaaatgtacctaaaaacactaaaaagataaaatatatattatttgtttgatacaaaaaaattacttttgtcccttaaatataaaaatatcaaaccaCAATATAgttgtttaaaatttatccttcattaaaatttaaaaattaagtgaataaattttttaaaaatatatatatattttagtataaagATTACTTCAGAtatgacattttaattttataaaatttaggttTTATTATGATAAGGACTCGCCATGAATCAATTAGGATTCAATTGATatgtgatattttaaattgggATAACTATATAAAAGTACTATATGATTTTATCCTTTGAACAATTTTCAGtatgtgattttttttcaaataacaAAAGCATGTGGTTAAAAATATGTATCTcaccaataaaaaattttaatttataagaatcCAACCACCTGTACACTAATCAGTCACCATTAtcatattgtttatgtttaataatatgagtttGGAGCTTAATAACTCCTAATTCCAACATTTGACCATTAAATcgataatttaaaaagtcatTGATCCGATGATATCGATTTAACAGTCAGACAATAATGTTTTGAGTTGTTAAGCTCTAAATCTATATTATCAAACATgagaaatatgataataatggCTAATCGGAGTGAAAATAGTTAAATCCTTATCACTTGAAATTGTTTAACATACTTTCTTTGTCATGATTTGTAACCAAATGCTTATTTTTGTctgaaaaaaattacatgTTAAAGGTTGTCAAATGATGAAACCATGAGGCACTTTTATGTACTTCTCCctttaaatttatgaagagtaaatattttattacggTGAGGACTCTAAATGAATCAATCTATAAGGATTAACTTCAGATGTGATACTTCAATTTTATGAAGTTTAGATGCCTCATCACCGTGAAGGCTTTAGGATAAATATATTAGGATTCActgtaaatatattatattttaattttatgaagtTTAGATGTCTTATTATAGTCAGGGCCTAGGATAAATGCATTAGTATTCACTTGATATGtgatatttcaaatttataaagtgTAGCTTTATGATGAATTCATAAGGATTCACTTCAGATATAATACTTTGAATTTATGAAGTTCATATGCCTCGTTATAGTGAAGGTTTTAAGATGAATCCAAAAggatttatttcatatatgaTTCTTCAATTTTATGAAGTTTAGATGACTCATCGTGGCAAGGGCTTTGGGATAAACTTGTAAGGATTCGCTTCAGAAATGATACTTCAATTTTATGAAGTTTAGAGGACTTATCATAGTGAGGGCTTATGATGAAACCATTAGGATTCGGTTAGTATGTGAtacttcaaatttataaaatgtgGGTACCTCATCATAGTAAGGATCTTAAGATAATTCAAGTTTGGATCGCCTTATCATATGAAGGTTTGATATGCTTAAGTCTATAAAGCGTGGTATCTCATAATGGTGAGAtctttagatatttaaatctATGAAGTGAGTCGTCTCATCATGGTAAAGGCTTAAGGTACTTCAATTATATGTCGCATAATCAAATTGTCTTGTTTCTTAGTTtagtaaaaagtaaaattcaaTTGGATTTTCTACGTCTAAAGCTAATATATGATTGTCGATTGTTGTTACTCTAGTGTTTTGGATCaaacaataacttaaaaactttatattaGTTCTTGATCACATTCTCATCAAATATGACAACACAATTGCTACCAATCTCTCAAAGAATCCACATTCAGCATTCTAGAAGCAAGCATATAGATATTATACGTAATTTCTTACACAATCATTAGCAAAATCGTAATATCAATACATTAATTTTTGAACATCTTTACTGAACCCCTTAATGAAAAGCGTATGAATTTCATTAAGTGGGAGATTAGTATGCTTGATGAGAgtatattatgattttattgtattttagactcttatttgatatttaagttaaattgTGCATCATTTTGAATTATTGAATCATTGCATATGTGGTTGAAATCTGAATAATAAAGTTATATTCTTGAAATGTGAATCTTGAGTATTTATATCCTTTTTATGTATCTTGAATGTTTAAGGATGACCTCTTACTCATATATAAACGCTTCCTTAAAGCTACACTTTGATTCAAACTTATTTacaaagtttttattttaatacctTAAAATCCTTTTTTTCCACTGGTTCACGGCTGGAAACTTTTCTTTCCACTGTGAAACATTTCTCTTCATGggcataaatttttattgacggatataaagataattttcaagcaaaaattattttatggtaGTAGGGCTCACAGATGGGCTTCTAATATGTGAGATTTAAGCTTCACAATCTTgaactttcttttttaggCATGAAAGACTATGCTTTATGCatttttaattggaaaaagtataaaaatatatcttgtGGTTAGGCGTTTTTGCACTTAAAGAATTACGTTTTTTTCGTGATAAAAAAATACCCTGTAATTTAgttttcttacatttttactatcttacaaattaatatctttaggtttcaatgatttaatattagtataatattcaatttcaataataaaattattttataggtgATTTACTATTAAATCAACTATCATGAtactcttaaaaatattataattttattttaaaaattatttcttttgttcttaataaaattaaaaaagtttatattagttttatttaatatgaattcAGTGTAGTTAGTTATATGCTAAATCACTTAattgtgatttttttattgaaaataagtattatactaatattaaattataaaaatctaaagatATTAGTTTGTAAGGTAGCAAAAAATGTAAGGAAACTAAATCACAGGGTACTTCTTTGTCACGAAAAAAAATCACAGTCCCTTAAGTGTAAAAATGCTAAACTATAAGGCTTTTTTTGTACTTTTCCCTTTGTAATTTATAATGCTCTATATAAAAACTCATTCATTTCTTATGATTCTCTCAAAATAAAATCGCTCTAACCCTAGCTCTCCCCTatcacttttttttaaaaaaaaaaaaaagaaacttcaCCTCTTTAACATTCCTCATCtctttgttttcaaaaat
Coding sequences within:
- the LOC8287273 gene encoding serine/threonine-protein kinase D6PKL2, whose product is MMASKGSKASPKPQLKSVGVQKAEANNLKTLSSQVSETSKSDLINHDKVQRSIENTPKQVMLEFSEDKKLSNSNKKETADSLSIKLGSSSSIPTLEHASIVADSSINETRGSQDVSLDQEKKTSEYGSVKSSSVSAKVSDGASSLAKTSGSAKISDRVEYVESGKSSLCRGSTSSDISDESTCSSFSSSISKPHKANDLRWEAIQAVRAKDGVLGLSHFRLLKRLGCGDIGSVYLSELSGTKCYFAMKVMDKGSLASRKKLLRAQTEREILQSLDHPFLPTLYTHFETDKFSCLVMEFCPGGDLHTLRQRQPGKHFPEQAVKFYIAEVLLALEYLHMLGIIYRDLKPENVLVREDGHIMLSDFDLSLRCAVSPTLVKTSSLESEPLRKNPVYCVQPACIEPSCIQPSCVAPTTCFSPRLFSSKSKKDRKPKSELGNQVSPLPELIAEPTDARSMSFVGTHEYLAPEIIKGEGHGSAVDWWTFGIFLYELLFGKTPFKGSGNRATLFNVVGQPLRFPESPVVSFAARDLIRGLLVKEPQHRLAYKRGATEIKQHPFFEGVNWALIRCATPPEIPKPVEVERVPVPASTSEKATSAPAVPDKKGSDNYLEFDFF